One window of Sphingobacteriaceae bacterium genomic DNA carries:
- a CDS encoding thioredoxin family protein, whose amino-acid sequence MVWYKPVLDAVPIFEKGIPYEEFVANYDEGQRERFDNAYNAAQISQEDLEWFRERARREGGPIRTLVINENWCGDGIFNLALLGRINAETGAFHIRVIYRDAPENAEVVEKYFLTLGRKKLPVFVFIDREGREMGRFASRPEEQEFARIQGDDEGVRRPYRDGSYVAAAIAEFKAALA is encoded by the coding sequence ATGGTCTGGTACAAGCCGGTGCTGGACGCCGTGCCCATTTTCGAAAAGGGAATTCCCTACGAAGAGTTTGTGGCCAACTACGACGAGGGCCAGCGGGAACGCTTCGACAACGCCTACAACGCCGCCCAGATCAGCCAAGAGGATTTGGAATGGTTTCGGGAGCGGGCCCGGCGGGAAGGCGGCCCCATCCGCACTTTGGTGATCAACGAGAACTGGTGCGGCGACGGCATCTTCAACCTGGCCCTGCTGGGCCGCATCAACGCCGAGACGGGCGCCTTCCACATCCGGGTGATCTACCGGGACGCCCCGGAAAATGCCGAGGTCGTCGAAAAGTACTTCCTCACCTTGGGGCGGAAGAAGCTGCCCGTCTTCGTCTTCATCGACCGGGAGGGCCGGGAGATGGGGCGCTTCGCCTCCCGGCCAGAAGAGCAGGAGTTCGCCCGGATCCAGGGCGACGACGAGGGCGTCCGGAGGCCATACCGGGACGGCAGCTACGTGGCGGCGGCCATCGCCGAGTTCAAGGCGGCCCTGGCCTGA
- the bcp gene encoding thioredoxin-dependent thiol peroxidase has product MLQPGDQAPDFTTVDDQGNTVSLSDFRGKPVVLYFYPKDHTPGCTAEACRFRDLHEDLEAHGAVVLGVSPDSVQSHQRFRDKHRLPFRLLSDPEREMAQAYGVLKPKRMFGRTYMGIDRTTFLIDEEGRIKAVIRGIRADKHPDEALRLLVGEAAAQ; this is encoded by the coding sequence TTGCTGCAACCCGGTGACCAAGCGCCTGACTTCACCACCGTGGACGACCAGGGCAACACCGTCAGCCTGTCGGATTTCCGGGGCAAGCCGGTGGTGCTGTACTTTTATCCCAAGGACCACACCCCCGGCTGCACCGCCGAGGCCTGCCGGTTCCGGGACCTCCACGAGGATCTGGAGGCCCACGGGGCCGTGGTGCTGGGGGTGAGCCCCGACTCGGTCCAGTCCCACCAGCGCTTCCGGGACAAGCACCGGCTGCCCTTCCGGCTCCTATCGGACCCGGAGCGGGAGATGGCCCAGGCCTACGGGGTGCTGAAGCCGAAGCGCATGTTCGGCCGCACCTACATGGGCATCGACCGCACCACCTTCCTCATCGACGAGGAGGGGCGCATCAAGGCGGTCATCCGCGGCATCCGGGCCGACAAGCACCCCGACGAAGCCCTCCGGCTCCTGGTGGGCGAGGCGGCTGCGCAGTAA
- a CDS encoding alpha/beta hydrolase has protein sequence MTSSLHVVESGSPSGPAVVLVHGAGLAGWVWQQVAEHLQGFHVLVPDLPAHGASPGPFALDNAADRVAQAIGERVAHGPIHVVGHSLGGQVALTLLARHPQLPATVVVSGSLTRPAAVAPLVPPLVKAYWPLRQNPGLIRLTMKSQGIPEEFFDRFSTAIAEMDREELIQVLTAALTFSPPPELGKVSTPVLVLAGEREPRLVHRSMADLVALLPAVAARRIPGGDHGWPLSQPQLFAQILEEWTQSPKTCAKR, from the coding sequence GTGACTTCCTCGTTACATGTAGTGGAATCCGGTTCGCCCTCGGGTCCGGCCGTTGTCCTGGTGCACGGCGCGGGCCTGGCCGGCTGGGTGTGGCAGCAGGTAGCGGAACACCTGCAGGGCTTCCATGTGCTGGTGCCCGATCTGCCGGCTCACGGCGCCAGTCCCGGACCCTTCGCCCTAGACAATGCCGCTGACCGGGTGGCCCAGGCCATCGGTGAGCGGGTTGCCCACGGGCCGATTCATGTGGTGGGCCATTCCCTAGGGGGTCAGGTGGCCCTGACCCTGCTGGCCCGGCATCCCCAGTTGCCGGCGACCGTAGTCGTCTCGGGCAGTTTGACCAGGCCGGCGGCCGTGGCCCCCTTGGTTCCCCCGCTGGTGAAGGCCTACTGGCCGTTGCGCCAAAACCCGGGGCTGATCAGGCTGACCATGAAGTCCCAGGGCATCCCCGAGGAATTTTTTGACCGCTTCAGCACGGCAATTGCGGAAATGGACCGGGAGGAACTGATTCAAGTGCTGACCGCGGCCTTGACCTTTTCACCGCCGCCGGAACTGGGCAAGGTGTCAACACCTGTATTGGTTTTGGCAGGGGAAAGGGAGCCCCGGTTGGTCCACCGGTCCATGGCGGATTTGGTGGCCTTGCTGCCCGCCGTCGCCGCCCGCCGGATTCCAGGCGGCGACCACGGTTGGCCCTTGTCTCAACCGCAGTTGTTCGCCCAAATCCTAGAGGAATGGACCCAGTCCCCTAAGACTTGCGCCAAAAGGTAG
- a CDS encoding iron chaperone: MEVFADYLDAIENLEHRARTQEVLAWVMEQFPDLEPHIKWNQPMFTHRGSFIVGFSVAKKHLAVAPEAAGIQRFSEEIVQAGYEHTKMLIRFPWNRPVDYPLLQRIIQFNITDKAGSPTFWRKS, encoded by the coding sequence ATGGAGGTTTTCGCCGATTACCTGGACGCCATCGAAAACCTGGAACACCGGGCCCGCACCCAAGAGGTGCTGGCCTGGGTGATGGAGCAGTTCCCGGACCTGGAGCCCCACATCAAGTGGAACCAGCCCATGTTCACCCATCGAGGATCATTCATCGTAGGCTTCAGCGTAGCCAAAAAGCATTTGGCCGTCGCTCCGGAAGCGGCCGGCATCCAACGCTTTTCCGAGGAAATCGTGCAGGCGGGCTATGAACACACCAAGATGCTGATTCGCTTTCCCTGGAACCGGCCGGTGGACTACCCCCTGCTCCAGCGGATCATCCAGTTCAACATTACGGACAAAGCGGGGTCCCCTACCTTTTGGCGCAAGTCTTAG